A part of Spodoptera frugiperda isolate SF20-4 chromosome 25, AGI-APGP_CSIRO_Sfru_2.0, whole genome shotgun sequence genomic DNA contains:
- the LOC118271514 gene encoding uncharacterized protein LOC118271514 isoform X1, translating to MPDTQPNNKPGPAESTNESQVALEYHLQRQLEDDIARIFDESIYSDLEVVCGKLKILTHSCILKARTDQFYHQLHTFLHVNIERNTFDEIYSFISDVYTECNIQHEEKEIIKFLQRNLNALKPVSVKSSKTKEESEEPEVFSTPKCITPYVDSDTHKVIQSSPSTELTKEYYALVPIEGNLFEKELIEQDELSNAFHSIIKGQTVDKNKTKLQLNKPTSLRLNSSHTSKTVKHFSSYNVINNIGLKDKTSPKPEHSLSTAADKDFKTNQVLPPSDTAGRNTNTKNKSNSLDAAYSPDSLITDEPSSSSDCLSAADTFSPDVNTSGFQHQVNVEEINSKMENVYTWSDSGLEDPAMLGSVNSQKDVTLTNVSLSESTVHDLVADDASISAISVPSSIPENHLQKSKQSGSLDQDCNGQSSIPELCGKSLKEEKQRQNEEIVILESSSLSSETGSWESVYPPKLVQKEICERFLLNERQNYFNSSGLVQKSPFKSTTCFIDASSLVDEDECLELETTTNASSTNIKLEILPTPSKPVPCSTIKPDSSPVDWSESNDNDDSLEQGEKKDPDSIIKDLSPTIFEMTPITEDSLCTNAFENAAQSDVGADVEDNTKYLSDKEKLHSAVYMPCYSTSTPNNSILSVKIFKPYESEDSESNTIIDSDSSSMNVRKGSRSPPILSGGVSVEDHLPQVGSSHEANPSLKSKQNEICTVTGKQSSSSAWVVDMSSNPEADDTLKGKSSDESANEKKNIFSMYIDLGDNSILRDMPSRLSASMKKSTANVENKLTPQKLKSTERSPRDKDSTFEKYEALCEDPNISISEIIAIPAKNKNVKNGEDSCTEQERKVNQPQAQEEAEKISSPKELSATSQDSSFVKLSDLDKPTQKTDMLVSIESKGVDVRMTRSIPDWGEQGFSTNSRSIEVITSFHSENALSLNRLFPHLKNEFSRSMPGSLSSRTRSPLRLGTSSTLGDGDEHGSDMSEISSMQSSNCRSGFGNSTTDSQTSNLIENCTSRLGQDLLRMFLEEIAPDVIVEVSGKRFKAHKCILSSRCQYFAGILSGGWVESLGNVIVLPPFSYNVVYFALCHIYSGLATIPDSVSIVELATIADMLGLEGLKEAIMFTLKAKYCHHFHKPCAVCIVGVLECFPLSAVYGLDDLYHKCVKWITKHFTKVWPTKAFATLPTDLLDKCFQHHTVNLTVDNVVDTVYGCGITTASLQNSKWAESVARMCRRLISVAAHFAGPRLLAVYQAIPPLPNEAPQAAKQALDDFLAAAIEWAPPDEVCRAYGFLSALLKEMRNSQYSKPDLISNGTENRKCFGQNTLVYSQAGNWRMQCEGALVRASPRVVTTQAFKELPSELRKRLRELGCIKYGAHALPISSPTHQPERKIKTTTVVKNKSFTSSPRNIDIAHVRALFVPYSPKPMYPVGSVDTLKSNNDIRDSKKSIVSTNPPKVRTTKAQEERAKYNKIKNTKSQDKLNTKASSARAPSFERTKPRYLDIKQKDKKTSVVNKHLPKIESSSESSRNSSPIHLRNLRSSPHKGRRGEMVPQTMSQDSLATSSRPRTAEPSTDSLSESQTSNRYATYTKTKHTKGAPKPDSSKVLKSVEPTASATSNKIKTKIPVYLNHSAKSKGLENRFSRDQPKFNKQVPTTRSNNVAPTRTQERKVPGSLMNATKSSSAKVVPKVVKERELPKNMSRSQRCGQTSRHQQQHEEREPPVRDIPVMERSGTFLKDEPTFGDKLTNLDISQ from the exons ATGCCGGACACTCAACCCAACAATAAGCCGGGGCCGGCAGAATCGACTAACGAGTCACAAGTAGCGTTAGAATATCACCTCCAGAGGCAGCTGGAGGATGATATTGCGAG aatCTTTGATGAATCTATTTACTCTGATCTTGAAGTGGTGTGTGGGAAATTAAAGATACTAACTCATTCTTGCATTTTAAAAGCACGCACTGATCAATTTTATCACCAACTACATACTTTTTTGCATGTGAACATTGAGCGCAATACTTTCGATGAAATATATTCTTTCATAAG CGATGTTTATACTGAATGTAACATACAAcatgaagaaaaagaaataataaagtttctaCAACGAAATTTGAATGCACTAAAACCCGTTTCAGTCAAGTCcagtaaaacaaaagaagaaagCGAGGAACCCGAAGTTTTCTCAACTCCCAAGTGTATTACCCCATACGTAGATAGTGACACCCACAAAGTTATACAATCTAGTCCCAGCACGGAATTAACAAAAGAATATTATGCCCTAGTTCCAATAGAAGGCAATTTATTTGAGAAGGAGCTTATTGAGCAAGACGAGCTCTCTAATGCCTTTCACTCTATAATAAAAGGCCAAAcagtagataaaaataaaacaaaattacaactcAACAAACCTACTTCGCTACGCTTAAATTCTAGTCATACTTCCAAAACAGTTAAGCATTTCAGTAGCTATAacgttataaataatattggtcTAAAAGATAAAACCTCTCCAAAACCTGAACACAGCCTAAGTACAGCGGCtgataaagattttaaaactaATCAGGTGTTGCCGCCAAGTGATACAGCAGGACGTAACACTAATactaaaaacaaatctaattcATTGGATGCTGCCTATTCACCGGATAGTTTAATCACGGATGAGCCCAGTTCTTCTTCTGATTGTTTGTCTGCAGCGGACACTTTTTCTCCAGACGTTAATACGTCTGGTTTTCAACACCAAGTAAATGTTGAAGAAATTAATTCCAAGATGGAAAACGTGTATACTTGGTCAGATTCGGGACTGGAGGACCCTGCAATGTTGGGTAGCGTCAATAGTCAAAAGGACGTTACTTTAACAAACGTGTCTTTATCAGAGAGCACAGTTCATGACTTAGTTGCTGACGATGCAAGCATCTCGGCAATATCTGTTCCTAGCTCGATACCAGAAAATCATCTACAAAAATCGAAGCAGAGCGGCTCTTTAGACCAAGATTGTAATGGCCAAAGTAGTATTCCAGAACTCTGTGGAAAGTCATTAAAGGAAGAAAAACAAAGGCAAAACGAAGAGATTGTCATACTAGAATCGTCTTCACTATCTTCTGAAACAGGTTCCTGGGAGTCTGTGTACCCACCTAAATTAGTCCAAAAGGAAATTTGCGAAAGGTTTTTACTCAATGAACGCCAGAATTATTTCAACTCTTCTGGTTTAGTCCAAAAATCACCATTCAAATCTACAACCTGTTTTATAGATGCTTCTAGCTTAGTAGATGAAGACGAGTGTCTTGAATTAGAAACTACCACCAACGCATCTTCCACAAACATTAAGTTGGAAATTTTACCTACACCAAGTAAGCCGGTTCCCTGCTCGACTATTAAACCGGACAGCAGTCCAGTTGATTGGTCAGAAAGTAATGACAATGATGATTCATTAGAACAGGGTGAAAAAAAGGATCCAGATTCAATAATAAAAGACTTATCTCCTACTATTTTTGAAATGACTCCAATTACAGAAGACTCTCTGTGCACAAATGCTTTTGAAAATGCAGCTCAATCTGATGTAGGTGCAGATGTGGAAGataatactaaatatttatcagaTAAAGAGAAATTGCATAGTGCAGTCTACATGCCATGTTATTCTACATCCACACCAAACAACTCAATATTGTCAGTAAAGATATTTAAACCTTACGAGTCAGAAGATAGTGAAAGTAACACCATCATCGATTCAGACAGTTCTTCTATGAATGTCAGGAAAGGTAGCCGTTCTCCTCCAATTCTTTCCGGAGGCGTGTCAGTAGAAGATCATTTACCTCAGGTAGGAAGTAGTCATGAAGCTAATCCATCACTAAAATCTAAGCAGAATGAAATATGTACCGTAACAGGAAAACAAAGTTCTTCTTCGGCTTGGGTAGTAGACATGTCTAGTAATCCGGAAGCGGACGACACTCTGAAAGGTAAATCATCCGATGAATCAGCAAATgaaaaaaagaatatattttctatgtacATAGATCTAGGTGACAATTCGATCTTGAGAGATATGCCTTCTAGACTTTCCGCGTCCATGAAAAAGAGTACTGCTAATGTCGAAAATAAGTTGACTCCGCAAAAACTTAAATCTACAGAAAGAAGCCCGAGAGATAAAGATAGTACATTTGAGAAATATGAAGCTTTGTGCGAAGATCCAAACATCAGCATTTCCGAAATAATAGCCATCCccgcaaaaaataaaaacgtaaagAACGGTGAAGATTCTTGTACAGAACAGGAGCGAAAAGTAAACCAGCCACAAGCACAGGAAGAAGCCGAAAAAATATCCTCCCCCAAAGAACTTTCAGCAACTTCCCAAGACAGTAGCTTTGTAAAACTCTCAGACTTGGATAAACCGACACAAAAAACTGATATGTTGGTTTCTATTGAAAGTAAAGGAGTCGATGTACGGATGACAAGATCCATTCCTGACTGGGGTGAACAAGGTTTTTCTACGAACTCAAGATCAATAGAAGTTATTACTTCTTTTCATTCCGAGAATGCGCTCAGCTTGAACAGACTATTTCCTCACCTAAAAAATGAATTTAGTAGAAGCATGCCAGGTTCTCTATCGAGCAGGACGCGGTCACCATTAAGACTAGGGACATCCAGTACTCTTGGTGATGGTGATGAGCATGGGTCCGACATGTCGGAAATAAGTAGTATGCAGAGCAGCAACTGTCGCTCAGGATTTG GGAACAGTACTACAGACAGTCAGACAtcaaatttaatagaaaattgtaCTTCGCGTCTTGGTCAAGACTTACTAAGAATGTTTCTCGAAGAAATCGCACCCGATGTAATCGTGGAAGTGTCAGGAAAAAGATTCAAGGCACATAAATGCATTTTGTCATCTAG GTGCCAATACTTTGCTGGTATATTGAGTGGGGGCTGGGTGGAAAGCCTGGGCAACGTGATCGTGCTCCCACC gtTTTCTTACAATGTGGTATATTTCGCATTGTGCCACATATATTCTGGTCTAGCAACAATTCCGGATTCGGTAAGCATCGTCGAATTGGCAACTATCGCCGATATGTTGGGCTTAGAGGGACTCAAGGAGGCCATAATGTTTACGTTAAAGGCTAAATATTGCCATCATTTTCATAAG CCGTGTGCTGTTTGCATAGTTGGTGTGTTGGAATGCTTCCCATTGTCGGCTGTTTATGGTTTAGATGATTTATATCACAAATGTGTCAAATGGATAACGAAACACTTTACAAAAGTTTGGCCAACAAAAGCGTTCGCGACGCTACCTACTGACCTCTTAGATAAGTGCTTCCAGCATCACACCGTCAACCTAACCGTGGACAATGTGGTGGACACTGTGTACGGCTGCGGCATCACTACTGCATCTTTACAAAACTCCAAATGGGCCGAGTCCGTAGCAAGGATGTGCCGAAGGCTCATAAGCGTAGCAGCTCACTTCGCGGGCCCAAGGCTTCTCGCTGTTTACCAAGCTATCCCTCCATTACCAAATGAGGCGCCACAGGCCGCCAAGCAAGCTCTTGACGATTTTCTCGCAGCTGCTATCGAATGGGCACCTCCGGACGAAGTATGTCGTGCGTATGGTTTTCTTTCTGCGCTCCTCAAAGAGATGCGCAATAGTCAGTACTCGAAACCTGATTTGATTAGTAACGGCACGGAAAACCGGAAATGTTTTGGCCAAAATACCTTGGTGTACTCACAAGCCGGCAACTGGCGTATGCAGTGTGAGGGTGCACTGGTGCGAGCGTCGCCCAGAGTTGTCACTACACAGGCATTTAAGGAGTTGCCATCGGAATTACGTAAAAGGCTGCGAGAGCTCGGTTGCATTAAATACGGAGCGCATGCTTTACCAATATCCTCTCCTACACATCAGCCAGagagaaaaattaaaacaacgaCTGTTGTGAAGAACAAGTCATTCACATCATCTCCTCGTAATATTGACATTGCCCACGTGCGTGCCCTCTTTGTGCCTTACTCGCCTAAACCGATGTACCCGGTCGGGTCTGTGGATACTCTTAAGAGTAACAACGACATTCGTGATAGCAAGAAGTCGATTGTCTCCACTAATCCACCAAAGGTGAGGACGACGAAGGCACAGGAGGAGCGCgccaaatataataaaataaagaacactAAATCACAAgacaaattaaatactaaagCTAGCTCAGCGCGGGCTCCATCCTTCGAGAGAACTAAACCAAGATATTTAGACATTAAACAGAAAGATAAGAAAACTTCGGTTGTGAACAAACACTTGCCAAAAATTGAGTCATCAAGTGAATCGTCTCGTAACTCAAGCCCTATACATTTAAGAAACTTGCGGTCGAGTCCCCATAAGGGGCGGCGGGGAGAGATGGTTCCGCAGACCATGTCGCAGGACAGCCTGGCTACCAGCTCACGGCCACGCACCGCGGAGCCGTCCACGGACTCTCTCAGCGAATCACAAACCAGCAACAGATATGCCACCTACACGAAGACAAAGCACACCAAAGGCGCACCAAAGCCCGACT CAAGTAAAGTATTAAAAAGTGTGGAACCAACTGCTTCTGCTacatctaataaaattaaaacgaagATACCGGTATATTTGAACCACTCAGCAAAATCCAAGGGACTAGAGAATCGGTTCTCCAGAGATCAACCAAAGTTCAATAAGCAGGTTCCCACTACTAGGAGTAACAACGTGGCTCCCACTAGAACCCAAGAGCGTAAAGTGCCTGGTTCTTTGATGAACGCCACAAAGTCAAGCTCCGCGAAGGTTGTGCCCAAG GTTGTAAAAGAGAGAGAGCTACCGAAAAATATGTCCAGAAGCCAGAGGTGTGGGCAGACGAGTCGGCACCAGCAGCAACATGAGGAGAGGGAACCTCCCGTCAGGGACATTCCAGTCATGGAGCGCTCGGGCACATTCTTAAAGGATGAACCCACTTTCGGAGACAAACTAACTAATTTAGATATATCTCAATGA
- the LOC118271514 gene encoding uncharacterized protein LOC118271514 isoform X2, giving the protein MPDTQPNNKPGPAESTNESQVALEYHLQRQLEDDIASDVYTECNIQHEEKEIIKFLQRNLNALKPVSVKSSKTKEESEEPEVFSTPKCITPYVDSDTHKVIQSSPSTELTKEYYALVPIEGNLFEKELIEQDELSNAFHSIIKGQTVDKNKTKLQLNKPTSLRLNSSHTSKTVKHFSSYNVINNIGLKDKTSPKPEHSLSTAADKDFKTNQVLPPSDTAGRNTNTKNKSNSLDAAYSPDSLITDEPSSSSDCLSAADTFSPDVNTSGFQHQVNVEEINSKMENVYTWSDSGLEDPAMLGSVNSQKDVTLTNVSLSESTVHDLVADDASISAISVPSSIPENHLQKSKQSGSLDQDCNGQSSIPELCGKSLKEEKQRQNEEIVILESSSLSSETGSWESVYPPKLVQKEICERFLLNERQNYFNSSGLVQKSPFKSTTCFIDASSLVDEDECLELETTTNASSTNIKLEILPTPSKPVPCSTIKPDSSPVDWSESNDNDDSLEQGEKKDPDSIIKDLSPTIFEMTPITEDSLCTNAFENAAQSDVGADVEDNTKYLSDKEKLHSAVYMPCYSTSTPNNSILSVKIFKPYESEDSESNTIIDSDSSSMNVRKGSRSPPILSGGVSVEDHLPQVGSSHEANPSLKSKQNEICTVTGKQSSSSAWVVDMSSNPEADDTLKGKSSDESANEKKNIFSMYIDLGDNSILRDMPSRLSASMKKSTANVENKLTPQKLKSTERSPRDKDSTFEKYEALCEDPNISISEIIAIPAKNKNVKNGEDSCTEQERKVNQPQAQEEAEKISSPKELSATSQDSSFVKLSDLDKPTQKTDMLVSIESKGVDVRMTRSIPDWGEQGFSTNSRSIEVITSFHSENALSLNRLFPHLKNEFSRSMPGSLSSRTRSPLRLGTSSTLGDGDEHGSDMSEISSMQSSNCRSGFGNSTTDSQTSNLIENCTSRLGQDLLRMFLEEIAPDVIVEVSGKRFKAHKCILSSRCQYFAGILSGGWVESLGNVIVLPPFSYNVVYFALCHIYSGLATIPDSVSIVELATIADMLGLEGLKEAIMFTLKAKYCHHFHKPCAVCIVGVLECFPLSAVYGLDDLYHKCVKWITKHFTKVWPTKAFATLPTDLLDKCFQHHTVNLTVDNVVDTVYGCGITTASLQNSKWAESVARMCRRLISVAAHFAGPRLLAVYQAIPPLPNEAPQAAKQALDDFLAAAIEWAPPDEVCRAYGFLSALLKEMRNSQYSKPDLISNGTENRKCFGQNTLVYSQAGNWRMQCEGALVRASPRVVTTQAFKELPSELRKRLRELGCIKYGAHALPISSPTHQPERKIKTTTVVKNKSFTSSPRNIDIAHVRALFVPYSPKPMYPVGSVDTLKSNNDIRDSKKSIVSTNPPKVRTTKAQEERAKYNKIKNTKSQDKLNTKASSARAPSFERTKPRYLDIKQKDKKTSVVNKHLPKIESSSESSRNSSPIHLRNLRSSPHKGRRGEMVPQTMSQDSLATSSRPRTAEPSTDSLSESQTSNRYATYTKTKHTKGAPKPDSSKVLKSVEPTASATSNKIKTKIPVYLNHSAKSKGLENRFSRDQPKFNKQVPTTRSNNVAPTRTQERKVPGSLMNATKSSSAKVVPKVVKERELPKNMSRSQRCGQTSRHQQQHEEREPPVRDIPVMERSGTFLKDEPTFGDKLTNLDISQ; this is encoded by the exons ATGCCGGACACTCAACCCAACAATAAGCCGGGGCCGGCAGAATCGACTAACGAGTCACAAGTAGCGTTAGAATATCACCTCCAGAGGCAGCTGGAGGATGATATTGCGAG CGATGTTTATACTGAATGTAACATACAAcatgaagaaaaagaaataataaagtttctaCAACGAAATTTGAATGCACTAAAACCCGTTTCAGTCAAGTCcagtaaaacaaaagaagaaagCGAGGAACCCGAAGTTTTCTCAACTCCCAAGTGTATTACCCCATACGTAGATAGTGACACCCACAAAGTTATACAATCTAGTCCCAGCACGGAATTAACAAAAGAATATTATGCCCTAGTTCCAATAGAAGGCAATTTATTTGAGAAGGAGCTTATTGAGCAAGACGAGCTCTCTAATGCCTTTCACTCTATAATAAAAGGCCAAAcagtagataaaaataaaacaaaattacaactcAACAAACCTACTTCGCTACGCTTAAATTCTAGTCATACTTCCAAAACAGTTAAGCATTTCAGTAGCTATAacgttataaataatattggtcTAAAAGATAAAACCTCTCCAAAACCTGAACACAGCCTAAGTACAGCGGCtgataaagattttaaaactaATCAGGTGTTGCCGCCAAGTGATACAGCAGGACGTAACACTAATactaaaaacaaatctaattcATTGGATGCTGCCTATTCACCGGATAGTTTAATCACGGATGAGCCCAGTTCTTCTTCTGATTGTTTGTCTGCAGCGGACACTTTTTCTCCAGACGTTAATACGTCTGGTTTTCAACACCAAGTAAATGTTGAAGAAATTAATTCCAAGATGGAAAACGTGTATACTTGGTCAGATTCGGGACTGGAGGACCCTGCAATGTTGGGTAGCGTCAATAGTCAAAAGGACGTTACTTTAACAAACGTGTCTTTATCAGAGAGCACAGTTCATGACTTAGTTGCTGACGATGCAAGCATCTCGGCAATATCTGTTCCTAGCTCGATACCAGAAAATCATCTACAAAAATCGAAGCAGAGCGGCTCTTTAGACCAAGATTGTAATGGCCAAAGTAGTATTCCAGAACTCTGTGGAAAGTCATTAAAGGAAGAAAAACAAAGGCAAAACGAAGAGATTGTCATACTAGAATCGTCTTCACTATCTTCTGAAACAGGTTCCTGGGAGTCTGTGTACCCACCTAAATTAGTCCAAAAGGAAATTTGCGAAAGGTTTTTACTCAATGAACGCCAGAATTATTTCAACTCTTCTGGTTTAGTCCAAAAATCACCATTCAAATCTACAACCTGTTTTATAGATGCTTCTAGCTTAGTAGATGAAGACGAGTGTCTTGAATTAGAAACTACCACCAACGCATCTTCCACAAACATTAAGTTGGAAATTTTACCTACACCAAGTAAGCCGGTTCCCTGCTCGACTATTAAACCGGACAGCAGTCCAGTTGATTGGTCAGAAAGTAATGACAATGATGATTCATTAGAACAGGGTGAAAAAAAGGATCCAGATTCAATAATAAAAGACTTATCTCCTACTATTTTTGAAATGACTCCAATTACAGAAGACTCTCTGTGCACAAATGCTTTTGAAAATGCAGCTCAATCTGATGTAGGTGCAGATGTGGAAGataatactaaatatttatcagaTAAAGAGAAATTGCATAGTGCAGTCTACATGCCATGTTATTCTACATCCACACCAAACAACTCAATATTGTCAGTAAAGATATTTAAACCTTACGAGTCAGAAGATAGTGAAAGTAACACCATCATCGATTCAGACAGTTCTTCTATGAATGTCAGGAAAGGTAGCCGTTCTCCTCCAATTCTTTCCGGAGGCGTGTCAGTAGAAGATCATTTACCTCAGGTAGGAAGTAGTCATGAAGCTAATCCATCACTAAAATCTAAGCAGAATGAAATATGTACCGTAACAGGAAAACAAAGTTCTTCTTCGGCTTGGGTAGTAGACATGTCTAGTAATCCGGAAGCGGACGACACTCTGAAAGGTAAATCATCCGATGAATCAGCAAATgaaaaaaagaatatattttctatgtacATAGATCTAGGTGACAATTCGATCTTGAGAGATATGCCTTCTAGACTTTCCGCGTCCATGAAAAAGAGTACTGCTAATGTCGAAAATAAGTTGACTCCGCAAAAACTTAAATCTACAGAAAGAAGCCCGAGAGATAAAGATAGTACATTTGAGAAATATGAAGCTTTGTGCGAAGATCCAAACATCAGCATTTCCGAAATAATAGCCATCCccgcaaaaaataaaaacgtaaagAACGGTGAAGATTCTTGTACAGAACAGGAGCGAAAAGTAAACCAGCCACAAGCACAGGAAGAAGCCGAAAAAATATCCTCCCCCAAAGAACTTTCAGCAACTTCCCAAGACAGTAGCTTTGTAAAACTCTCAGACTTGGATAAACCGACACAAAAAACTGATATGTTGGTTTCTATTGAAAGTAAAGGAGTCGATGTACGGATGACAAGATCCATTCCTGACTGGGGTGAACAAGGTTTTTCTACGAACTCAAGATCAATAGAAGTTATTACTTCTTTTCATTCCGAGAATGCGCTCAGCTTGAACAGACTATTTCCTCACCTAAAAAATGAATTTAGTAGAAGCATGCCAGGTTCTCTATCGAGCAGGACGCGGTCACCATTAAGACTAGGGACATCCAGTACTCTTGGTGATGGTGATGAGCATGGGTCCGACATGTCGGAAATAAGTAGTATGCAGAGCAGCAACTGTCGCTCAGGATTTG GGAACAGTACTACAGACAGTCAGACAtcaaatttaatagaaaattgtaCTTCGCGTCTTGGTCAAGACTTACTAAGAATGTTTCTCGAAGAAATCGCACCCGATGTAATCGTGGAAGTGTCAGGAAAAAGATTCAAGGCACATAAATGCATTTTGTCATCTAG GTGCCAATACTTTGCTGGTATATTGAGTGGGGGCTGGGTGGAAAGCCTGGGCAACGTGATCGTGCTCCCACC gtTTTCTTACAATGTGGTATATTTCGCATTGTGCCACATATATTCTGGTCTAGCAACAATTCCGGATTCGGTAAGCATCGTCGAATTGGCAACTATCGCCGATATGTTGGGCTTAGAGGGACTCAAGGAGGCCATAATGTTTACGTTAAAGGCTAAATATTGCCATCATTTTCATAAG CCGTGTGCTGTTTGCATAGTTGGTGTGTTGGAATGCTTCCCATTGTCGGCTGTTTATGGTTTAGATGATTTATATCACAAATGTGTCAAATGGATAACGAAACACTTTACAAAAGTTTGGCCAACAAAAGCGTTCGCGACGCTACCTACTGACCTCTTAGATAAGTGCTTCCAGCATCACACCGTCAACCTAACCGTGGACAATGTGGTGGACACTGTGTACGGCTGCGGCATCACTACTGCATCTTTACAAAACTCCAAATGGGCCGAGTCCGTAGCAAGGATGTGCCGAAGGCTCATAAGCGTAGCAGCTCACTTCGCGGGCCCAAGGCTTCTCGCTGTTTACCAAGCTATCCCTCCATTACCAAATGAGGCGCCACAGGCCGCCAAGCAAGCTCTTGACGATTTTCTCGCAGCTGCTATCGAATGGGCACCTCCGGACGAAGTATGTCGTGCGTATGGTTTTCTTTCTGCGCTCCTCAAAGAGATGCGCAATAGTCAGTACTCGAAACCTGATTTGATTAGTAACGGCACGGAAAACCGGAAATGTTTTGGCCAAAATACCTTGGTGTACTCACAAGCCGGCAACTGGCGTATGCAGTGTGAGGGTGCACTGGTGCGAGCGTCGCCCAGAGTTGTCACTACACAGGCATTTAAGGAGTTGCCATCGGAATTACGTAAAAGGCTGCGAGAGCTCGGTTGCATTAAATACGGAGCGCATGCTTTACCAATATCCTCTCCTACACATCAGCCAGagagaaaaattaaaacaacgaCTGTTGTGAAGAACAAGTCATTCACATCATCTCCTCGTAATATTGACATTGCCCACGTGCGTGCCCTCTTTGTGCCTTACTCGCCTAAACCGATGTACCCGGTCGGGTCTGTGGATACTCTTAAGAGTAACAACGACATTCGTGATAGCAAGAAGTCGATTGTCTCCACTAATCCACCAAAGGTGAGGACGACGAAGGCACAGGAGGAGCGCgccaaatataataaaataaagaacactAAATCACAAgacaaattaaatactaaagCTAGCTCAGCGCGGGCTCCATCCTTCGAGAGAACTAAACCAAGATATTTAGACATTAAACAGAAAGATAAGAAAACTTCGGTTGTGAACAAACACTTGCCAAAAATTGAGTCATCAAGTGAATCGTCTCGTAACTCAAGCCCTATACATTTAAGAAACTTGCGGTCGAGTCCCCATAAGGGGCGGCGGGGAGAGATGGTTCCGCAGACCATGTCGCAGGACAGCCTGGCTACCAGCTCACGGCCACGCACCGCGGAGCCGTCCACGGACTCTCTCAGCGAATCACAAACCAGCAACAGATATGCCACCTACACGAAGACAAAGCACACCAAAGGCGCACCAAAGCCCGACT CAAGTAAAGTATTAAAAAGTGTGGAACCAACTGCTTCTGCTacatctaataaaattaaaacgaagATACCGGTATATTTGAACCACTCAGCAAAATCCAAGGGACTAGAGAATCGGTTCTCCAGAGATCAACCAAAGTTCAATAAGCAGGTTCCCACTACTAGGAGTAACAACGTGGCTCCCACTAGAACCCAAGAGCGTAAAGTGCCTGGTTCTTTGATGAACGCCACAAAGTCAAGCTCCGCGAAGGTTGTGCCCAAG GTTGTAAAAGAGAGAGAGCTACCGAAAAATATGTCCAGAAGCCAGAGGTGTGGGCAGACGAGTCGGCACCAGCAGCAACATGAGGAGAGGGAACCTCCCGTCAGGGACATTCCAGTCATGGAGCGCTCGGGCACATTCTTAAAGGATGAACCCACTTTCGGAGACAAACTAACTAATTTAGATATATCTCAATGA